Proteins co-encoded in one Tautonia rosea genomic window:
- a CDS encoding BMC domain-containing protein, with the protein MNGSALGLIETRGLIGLIYAYDAMLKAANVEVATAVIKLDGGVVSGIIRGDVSSVRAAVEAGAEAAARCGELHAAHVIPRPDPAVVAAFVGK; encoded by the coding sequence ATGAACGGCTCGGCACTGGGCCTGATCGAGACGAGAGGGCTCATCGGCCTGATCTACGCGTATGACGCGATGCTCAAGGCTGCGAATGTTGAAGTTGCCACGGCGGTCATCAAGCTCGACGGCGGCGTGGTCAGTGGCATTATCCGGGGCGACGTGAGCAGCGTTCGGGCCGCGGTCGAAGCTGGGGCTGAGGCCGCGGCCCGTTGCGGCGAGCTGCACGCGGCGCATGTGATTCCCCGGCCCGACCCGGCCGTGGTTGCCGCTTTCGTCGGCAAATGA
- a CDS encoding acetate/propionate family kinase, which yields MKILVANLGSTSFKYRLYDLGAPGEPMLARGAVERIGAPQSKVAFSSSKGKTDGEQPIPDHGEAVRLCLAQLTDPMLGVIASADEVAAIGFKAVHAKGVSGVQRVDESLLVAMEAFNDVAPAHNPPYVKAMRMLSERFPAMSLVAAFETGFHATIPDRTRRYAVPEAWATEHGVLRWGFHGASHRYIAERSAELIARPGLKVISCHLGGSSSLCAIKEGKSVATSMGMSPQSGLFQNNRVGDFDPFALPAVMRATGMSFEQTLSVLASQSGLLGLCGVNDLRDVEAAADSGDAKAQLALEMFVTSIRHYLGAYLVELGDTDAIVFTAGIGENSSRIRSMVCQGLEFFGIHLNTELNEAVSGEHKISSADSRVEVWVIPTNEEIIVARQARDLLSGAV from the coding sequence ATGAAGATTCTGGTCGCCAACCTCGGTAGCACCAGCTTCAAGTACCGCTTATACGACCTGGGCGCCCCGGGAGAGCCGATGCTGGCTCGGGGAGCGGTCGAACGAATCGGTGCGCCGCAGTCGAAGGTGGCATTCAGCTCGTCGAAAGGGAAGACCGACGGCGAGCAGCCGATCCCTGATCACGGGGAGGCGGTGCGGCTTTGCCTGGCGCAACTGACCGATCCGATGCTGGGGGTGATTGCATCGGCTGACGAGGTTGCCGCGATCGGATTCAAAGCGGTTCATGCGAAAGGTGTCAGCGGCGTTCAACGGGTTGATGAATCGCTTCTGGTCGCAATGGAAGCGTTCAATGATGTCGCTCCCGCACATAATCCCCCTTATGTGAAGGCGATGCGGATGCTTTCCGAGCGGTTCCCGGCGATGTCGCTGGTCGCGGCCTTCGAAACCGGATTCCATGCCACAATCCCGGACCGAACCCGACGGTACGCGGTACCAGAAGCATGGGCGACGGAACACGGCGTGCTTCGCTGGGGATTCCACGGCGCAAGTCATCGATACATCGCAGAGCGGTCGGCAGAGCTGATCGCACGTCCGGGCTTGAAGGTGATCTCGTGTCACCTTGGGGGAAGCTCGTCCCTATGCGCAATCAAAGAAGGAAAGTCGGTCGCCACGAGCATGGGAATGAGCCCGCAATCGGGTCTCTTTCAAAACAACCGAGTGGGAGATTTCGATCCGTTCGCCTTGCCTGCGGTCATGCGGGCGACGGGGATGTCATTCGAGCAAACCCTTAGCGTGCTGGCGTCTCAGTCGGGATTGCTGGGTCTCTGCGGAGTGAATGACCTCAGGGACGTGGAGGCGGCGGCGGATTCGGGAGATGCGAAGGCCCAGCTTGCGCTGGAGATGTTCGTCACCTCGATCCGGCACTATCTCGGCGCCTATCTGGTGGAGCTGGGGGATACAGACGCAATCGTGTTCACGGCGGGCATCGGTGAAAACTCGTCCCGGATTCGATCGATGGTCTGCCAGGGGCTTGAGTTCTTCGGCATTCACCTGAATACCGAGCTGAACGAAGCGGTTAGCGGCGAACACAAGATTTCGTCGGCGGACAGTCGTGTCGAGGTCTGGGTCATTCCGACGAATGAAGAGATTATTGTGGCTCGCCAGGCCCGTGATCTGTTGTCGGGAGCGGTCTGA
- a CDS encoding EutN/CcmL family microcompartment protein produces MFVARVTGSVVATQKVVSMTGHKLLTVEPYRVDPESNTRLVPTGRTFVVVDTLGAGLGEMVLICQGSSARLTPETEKLPIDAVVIGLVDTVDIGGTVVFSGRDDARNH; encoded by the coding sequence ATGTTTGTTGCCCGAGTGACCGGATCGGTGGTCGCGACCCAAAAGGTTGTGTCGATGACCGGGCACAAGCTGCTGACGGTTGAGCCGTACCGGGTCGATCCCGAGTCGAACACGCGTCTGGTTCCGACGGGCAGAACGTTCGTGGTGGTCGATACGCTCGGGGCAGGGCTTGGTGAGATGGTCTTGATCTGTCAGGGGTCAAGTGCCCGATTGACGCCAGAAACGGAGAAACTGCCGATCGATGCGGTGGTGATCGGATTGGTGGACACGGTGGACATTGGCGGTACGGTCGTGTTCTCGGGTCGAGACGATGCCCGTAACCACTGA
- a CDS encoding aldehyde dehydrogenase, with protein MQPMTEDLIRNVVQQVLSQMGGNGSQASPMVSRPSGNDGVYPTADAAVAASEAAFRAFRLRPLADRDRAVKEIKRLCVERAEEWGRKELSETKIGRLDHKIAKLRDAIPPIPGVEYLRTENNAGDNGLTLTQYAPFGVIGAITPVTHSLPTLASNAINMLAAGNTVVFNAHPSGANIAVEGVQAFNRAIREAIGLDDLLTIIHPPTIESADALFKHRGVKLLVVTGGPMVARAALASNKRAIVAGPGNPPVVVDGTACVDNAAKSIITGAAFDNNLLCIGEKQVFATADVFDKLMDAVGRFGGYRLDPHQIDALTRAAFVKGDDGKAHVNKDLVGKDPDVLARFAGATIPAGTQILFGETGADHLFVEHEQMMPFIPFVRVTNVDRAIELAKQSEHGYGHTAILHSRDTTVMDKMGRVMDCTIFVINGACVAGLGTGGEGVGSYSIAGPTGEGVTTPLTFTRQRRTAIIGGMRFI; from the coding sequence ATGCAACCGATGACCGAGGACCTGATTCGCAACGTGGTGCAGCAAGTGCTGTCTCAGATGGGCGGCAACGGCTCGCAGGCGAGTCCGATGGTGTCTCGCCCGAGCGGGAACGATGGCGTCTATCCGACGGCGGATGCTGCGGTGGCGGCGTCGGAGGCAGCCTTCCGAGCCTTCCGCCTGCGTCCCCTGGCCGACCGGGACCGGGCGGTGAAGGAGATCAAGCGGCTTTGCGTCGAGCGGGCCGAGGAGTGGGGTCGGAAGGAACTGAGTGAGACGAAGATCGGTCGCCTCGATCACAAGATCGCCAAGCTGCGAGACGCGATTCCGCCGATCCCGGGGGTGGAGTACCTGCGGACCGAGAACAACGCCGGCGACAACGGGTTGACCCTAACTCAGTATGCCCCGTTCGGTGTGATCGGCGCCATCACCCCGGTCACGCACAGCCTTCCGACCCTGGCAAGTAACGCGATCAACATGCTTGCAGCCGGGAATACGGTGGTCTTCAACGCGCATCCGTCAGGGGCAAACATCGCGGTGGAAGGGGTTCAGGCGTTTAACCGTGCAATCCGGGAGGCGATCGGCCTGGATGACCTATTGACGATTATTCATCCGCCGACGATTGAATCGGCCGACGCGCTGTTCAAGCACCGCGGGGTGAAGTTGCTCGTGGTGACTGGTGGGCCGATGGTTGCGCGAGCCGCCCTGGCGAGTAACAAGCGAGCCATCGTGGCAGGACCGGGGAATCCGCCGGTGGTGGTGGATGGGACGGCCTGCGTCGACAACGCGGCCAAGTCGATCATCACCGGGGCAGCGTTCGATAACAACCTGCTCTGCATCGGTGAAAAGCAGGTGTTCGCTACCGCGGATGTTTTCGATAAGTTGATGGATGCGGTGGGGCGTTTCGGGGGCTATCGGCTCGATCCGCACCAGATCGACGCCTTGACTCGGGCGGCATTCGTGAAGGGGGATGATGGGAAAGCCCATGTGAACAAAGATCTGGTCGGGAAGGACCCGGACGTGCTGGCGCGGTTTGCCGGCGCGACGATTCCGGCGGGGACCCAGATCTTGTTCGGGGAGACCGGAGCGGATCATTTGTTCGTCGAGCATGAACAGATGATGCCGTTTATCCCGTTTGTGCGAGTCACGAACGTGGATCGGGCGATCGAGCTGGCGAAGCAGTCGGAACACGGCTACGGCCACACGGCGATCCTGCACTCTCGGGACACGACCGTGATGGACAAAATGGGGCGAGTGATGGACTGCACGATCTTCGTCATCAACGGGGCTTGCGTTGCGGGGCTCGGAACGGGAGGCGAAGGGGTGGGCTCGTACTCGATTGCTGGTCCAACGGGTGAAGGGGTGACGACTCCGTTGACATTTACCCGCCAGCGACGCACGGCGATCATCGGCGGCATGCGATTTATTTGA
- a CDS encoding EutN/CcmL family microcompartment protein → MQIGRVLGSATSTIKHPTFQGERLIVVQLEGTDGRDDGDPVLAFDRLGAGKGDRVILTSDGRVLQGMLGRNTPGRWSVLGLPDS, encoded by the coding sequence GTGCAGATCGGCCGTGTTCTTGGTTCAGCGACCTCGACAATCAAGCATCCGACGTTCCAAGGGGAGCGGTTGATTGTGGTGCAGCTGGAAGGAACCGACGGCCGAGATGACGGTGATCCGGTGCTTGCCTTCGACCGGCTCGGGGCTGGGAAGGGAGATCGGGTGATTTTGACCAGTGATGGACGAGTCTTACAGGGGATGCTGGGCCGGAATACGCCTGGCCGGTGGAGTGTCCTGGGGTTGCCGGATTCATGA
- a CDS encoding EutN/CcmL family microcompartment protein, translated as MRNPRFLVVVPMTREAITEGSSRRGEELVVFDELGAGRGELIGISEGGEAANPFGPKKVPIDAYCACLLDQINV; from the coding sequence GTGCGAAATCCCCGATTTCTGGTGGTCGTCCCGATGACTCGGGAGGCCATCACCGAAGGCTCGTCCAGGCGAGGGGAGGAGCTGGTCGTGTTCGATGAGCTGGGTGCGGGCCGGGGGGAGCTCATCGGAATCAGCGAGGGGGGAGAGGCGGCCAACCCATTCGGACCAAAGAAGGTTCCGATCGACGCGTATTGTGCCTGCCTGCTTGACCAAATCAACGTTTGA
- a CDS encoding class II aldolase/adducin family protein, producing the protein MSVNGNFMGEWKLREEMCEVGRRVYAKGFAAANDGNISYRLDENRVLCTPTRVSKGFMKPDDLCIVDLDGNQVSGKRKRSSEILLHLTIMKQRPDVRAVVHCHPPHATAFAVAHEPIPKCTMPEFEVFLGEVAITPYETPGGQAFADTVIPYIKDTDTILLANHGTVTAGSDLMDAYFKTEIIDAYCRILILTKSLGGPKYYNDAKAAELIRLKPGIGVRDVRLELGLENCDLCGNSLFREGYSESFKPEPHAFIPDKFQQAVQQAACAMPNQPAKADGAEFEAMVQAITDQVMRVMGGGAGSSGNGQAGGSGSYAGAC; encoded by the coding sequence ATGTCAGTCAACGGAAATTTCATGGGAGAATGGAAGCTTCGTGAAGAGATGTGCGAGGTGGGCCGTCGGGTCTACGCCAAGGGATTTGCCGCGGCCAACGACGGAAATATCAGCTACCGGCTCGATGAGAATCGAGTGCTGTGCACGCCGACCCGAGTCTCGAAGGGGTTCATGAAGCCGGATGACCTGTGCATCGTTGACCTCGACGGCAATCAGGTTTCCGGAAAGCGGAAGCGATCAAGTGAGATTCTGCTGCACCTGACAATCATGAAGCAGCGGCCGGACGTTCGGGCCGTTGTGCACTGTCATCCGCCGCATGCGACCGCCTTCGCAGTGGCCCACGAGCCAATTCCGAAGTGCACGATGCCGGAGTTCGAGGTGTTTTTGGGAGAGGTGGCGATCACCCCGTACGAGACGCCGGGTGGTCAAGCGTTTGCCGATACGGTGATTCCTTACATCAAGGATACCGACACGATTCTGCTTGCGAATCACGGCACGGTGACGGCGGGCAGTGATCTGATGGATGCCTATTTCAAAACAGAGATCATCGACGCCTATTGCCGCATTCTGATCCTGACCAAGTCGCTGGGGGGGCCGAAGTATTACAACGACGCAAAAGCGGCCGAACTCATCCGGCTGAAGCCGGGGATCGGTGTGCGAGATGTACGGTTGGAGCTGGGGCTCGAAAATTGCGACCTCTGCGGGAACAGCCTATTCCGTGAAGGCTACAGTGAGTCGTTCAAGCCGGAACCGCATGCGTTTATTCCCGATAAGTTCCAGCAGGCCGTGCAACAGGCTGCCTGTGCGATGCCGAACCAACCCGCAAAGGCGGATGGAGCTGAGTTCGAGGCGATGGTTCAGGCGATCACCGATCAGGTGATGCGGGTGATGGGGGGTGGTGCGGGATCGTCGGGCAACGGGCAGGCAGGCGGATCGGGATCGTACGCAGGGGCGTGCTGA
- a CDS encoding lactate/malate dehydrogenase family protein: MRVSIVGGGGLVGSCTGFALQCGGVVSEINLIDVNGDLCRGQALDILHGAPLVADQRIRATGYESIPETDLVCITAGLRRKPDESRLDLINRNVELFLKILDDVMAAGLRRDSVVLVVSNPVDVLTYLATKRTGLPSSQVIGLGTMLDSSRFRGLIAEAIGLPATQVTATILGEHGDSMVPIWSAAQAAGLPLEKYPGWTPTTGDELFKRTKGSGAEVIKLKGGAGFAVGISIREVIHAIALDSRRILPVSSLVNGQYGMSDVCTSVPTVVGRGGVRAQLEIDLWPKEVSALQQSSRVLRETIDMVLQKNPGAAKAASGAGVSAKPQGGGLPSGNGAARVTMGSGGANVAARPRVTISGQSGGGRSGY, translated from the coding sequence ATGAGAGTCAGCATCGTCGGTGGCGGCGGCCTGGTGGGATCGTGCACCGGTTTCGCCTTGCAATGCGGCGGAGTGGTGAGCGAGATCAACCTGATCGACGTGAATGGCGACCTATGCCGAGGCCAGGCGCTGGATATCCTTCACGGTGCTCCGCTGGTCGCCGATCAACGCATTCGGGCAACCGGATACGAGTCGATCCCGGAGACCGACCTGGTGTGCATTACTGCCGGGTTGCGTCGGAAGCCGGATGAAAGCCGATTGGACCTTATCAATCGCAACGTGGAGTTGTTCCTGAAAATTCTCGACGATGTGATGGCCGCTGGCCTGCGACGCGACTCGGTTGTTCTCGTGGTTTCGAATCCGGTGGATGTGTTGACTTATCTTGCGACCAAACGGACGGGGTTGCCGTCGTCACAGGTGATCGGGCTTGGGACGATGCTCGACTCATCGCGATTCCGAGGGTTAATTGCCGAGGCCATCGGCTTGCCGGCCACACAGGTGACGGCGACGATTCTGGGCGAGCACGGTGACAGCATGGTTCCCATCTGGTCGGCAGCACAAGCGGCGGGGCTTCCGCTGGAGAAATATCCGGGCTGGACACCAACGACCGGTGATGAGCTGTTCAAGCGAACCAAGGGCAGCGGTGCCGAGGTGATCAAGCTGAAGGGGGGAGCGGGCTTTGCGGTCGGGATTTCGATTCGCGAAGTGATTCATGCGATCGCCCTGGATTCGAGGCGCATCTTACCCGTCTCTTCGCTGGTAAACGGGCAATACGGGATGAGTGATGTGTGTACCTCGGTCCCGACGGTGGTGGGTCGTGGAGGGGTACGGGCTCAACTCGAGATCGACCTCTGGCCGAAGGAAGTGTCAGCTTTGCAACAATCCTCTCGGGTCTTGCGAGAGACGATTGACATGGTTCTGCAGAAGAACCCAGGGGCGGCGAAGGCGGCCTCGGGGGCTGGTGTCTCTGCAAAGCCTCAGGGTGGCGGCCTTCCTTCGGGCAACGGAGCTGCTCGGGTCACGATGGGAAGCGGTGGGGCGAACGTGGCGGCCCGTCCGAGGGTGACCATCTCCGGGCAGTCGGGCGGAGGACGAAGTGGTTACTAA
- a CDS encoding SPFH domain-containing protein → MLEFEVDPVSGFAWLAGFLVLLGLAILVLIIGAVNESPASIIGSIIGILAAIVGLAGLFTVSPNEAKVLQLFGEYKGTVRRPGLRWVNPFYSKVAISTRVRNFESGKLKVNDRNGNPIEIAAVVVWKVVDTAEALFHVDQYEHFVEVQSEAALRNLATGYAYDAHVEDELSLRGNTAEVADHLRTEIQDRLFKAGVEVIEARISHLAYAPEIAGAMLQRQQADAIIAARSKIVEGAVGMVEMALGMLESQSLVDLDNEKKAAMVSNLLVVLCSDRGTQPIVNAAHHSQ, encoded by the coding sequence ATGCTGGAGTTCGAAGTGGATCCGGTCTCGGGTTTCGCCTGGCTGGCAGGTTTCCTGGTGTTGCTGGGGTTGGCGATCCTCGTGCTGATCATCGGCGCGGTCAACGAATCACCCGCGTCGATTATCGGGTCGATTATTGGGATCTTGGCGGCGATCGTGGGTCTGGCGGGCTTGTTCACCGTTAGCCCGAATGAGGCGAAGGTTCTCCAACTGTTCGGCGAGTACAAGGGAACAGTGCGGAGGCCGGGTCTCCGGTGGGTCAATCCGTTCTATTCGAAGGTGGCCATCTCGACGCGGGTGAGGAATTTTGAGAGCGGAAAGCTGAAGGTCAACGACCGCAACGGCAACCCGATTGAGATTGCGGCTGTGGTTGTCTGGAAGGTGGTGGACACGGCAGAGGCTCTGTTCCACGTCGATCAGTATGAGCATTTCGTCGAGGTCCAGAGCGAGGCGGCGCTTCGAAACCTGGCGACCGGATACGCCTACGACGCTCATGTCGAAGACGAACTCTCGCTCAGGGGGAATACGGCCGAGGTCGCCGATCACCTGCGGACGGAAATTCAAGATCGGCTGTTCAAGGCCGGGGTCGAGGTGATTGAAGCCCGCATCAGCCATCTGGCGTATGCTCCGGAAATTGCCGGGGCGATGCTTCAGCGGCAGCAGGCCGATGCCATCATCGCGGCTCGGTCCAAGATCGTTGAAGGGGCGGTCGGCATGGTCGAGATGGCACTGGGGATGCTCGAAAGCCAGAGCCTCGTCGACCTGGACAACGAGAAGAAGGCGGCGATGGTGAGCAACCTGCTGGTTGTGCTTTGCAGCGACCGCGGCACGCAGCCGATCGTGAACGCCGCGCACCACTCGCAATAA
- a CDS encoding efflux RND transporter periplasmic adaptor subunit produces MRAQLRLGRAAWLVLSVVPIALAFSHRETPDGDGPGWLDEGRGRVRVEPVGPTLVHSGVVRAATQTTMIPEIDLVSGVPPTLGTLGIALPTRIIEIVPEGSTVKEGDPICRFDPSVYEEQARLQRIEVDRCRSSLAVAERDLAVAQAELIAFREGDRVQQERRLETELAMARVELSRAEDSLSWSQRMGTLGYLASADLAEQRLARLRAEIARENAELALQTFLRTTVEKQLRDLEARVERAQTSRAFAAEALNAAEARQEHLDQQVSHCTMTAPHDGTVLYADIAWREYYQVREGAEVYPHLPLFVLPDLSRLEVEIQVHERLSSLVDEGQQATASFEAFPGRSSPARVSSVDLLPTPDWYHFGEWHQFRVRLALDEAPSGLLPEMTAEVVLQTGPSTPALTVPSVAVAWDEGGPYCVVETPLGQVLRPVRVDRGTTDRLVVLEGLESGETVLLLPRRHNRRKEGSRWPPDP; encoded by the coding sequence ATGCGGGCTCAACTCCGACTCGGGCGGGCCGCATGGCTCGTGCTGTCGGTCGTCCCGATCGCCCTGGCGTTCTCCCATCGGGAGACTCCCGATGGCGATGGTCCCGGCTGGCTCGACGAGGGCAGGGGGCGTGTCCGGGTCGAGCCGGTCGGGCCGACCCTGGTCCATTCGGGGGTCGTCCGGGCGGCGACGCAGACGACCATGATCCCGGAGATCGACCTCGTCTCCGGCGTCCCTCCGACCCTCGGCACGCTCGGGATCGCACTCCCGACCCGCATCATCGAGATCGTCCCCGAAGGCTCGACGGTCAAGGAAGGCGACCCGATCTGCCGGTTCGACCCGAGCGTCTATGAGGAACAGGCGCGGCTCCAGCGGATCGAGGTCGACCGCTGTCGATCGTCCCTGGCCGTGGCCGAACGTGACCTCGCGGTCGCCCAGGCCGAGTTGATCGCCTTCCGGGAGGGGGATCGCGTCCAGCAGGAGCGACGCCTCGAGACCGAGCTGGCGATGGCTCGGGTGGAGCTGTCTCGGGCCGAGGACTCGCTGAGCTGGTCCCAACGCATGGGGACGCTCGGCTACCTCGCCTCCGCCGACCTGGCCGAGCAGCGACTGGCCCGCCTCCGCGCCGAGATTGCCCGGGAGAACGCCGAGCTCGCGCTCCAGACGTTCCTCCGCACCACGGTCGAGAAGCAGCTCCGCGACCTCGAAGCCCGCGTCGAGCGTGCCCAGACCTCTCGGGCCTTCGCCGCCGAGGCCCTCAACGCGGCCGAGGCCCGGCAGGAACACCTCGATCAGCAGGTCTCCCACTGCACCATGACCGCCCCCCACGACGGCACGGTCCTCTACGCCGACATCGCCTGGCGAGAATACTATCAGGTCCGCGAAGGGGCGGAGGTCTATCCCCATCTCCCGCTCTTCGTGCTCCCCGATCTCTCCCGGCTCGAGGTCGAGATCCAGGTCCACGAGCGGCTCTCCTCCCTCGTCGACGAGGGCCAGCAGGCGACCGCCTCGTTCGAGGCGTTCCCTGGCCGCTCCTCTCCGGCGCGGGTGAGCAGCGTCGATCTCCTCCCGACCCCCGACTGGTATCACTTCGGCGAGTGGCACCAGTTCCGGGTACGGCTCGCCCTGGACGAGGCCCCGTCCGGTCTCCTCCCCGAGATGACCGCTGAGGTCGTCCTCCAGACCGGCCCGTCCACCCCGGCACTCACCGTCCCTTCCGTGGCCGTCGCCTGGGACGAGGGTGGCCCTTATTGTGTCGTCGAGACCCCTCTCGGACAGGTACTGCGACCGGTCCGCGTCGATCGCGGGACGACGGATCGTCTCGTCGTCCTCGAGGGACTGGAGTCGGGAGAGACCGTCCTCCTCCTCCCCAGACGACACAACCGACGAAAGGAAGGGAGCCGATGGCCACCCGATCCTTGA
- a CDS encoding Gfo/Idh/MocA family protein has product MSIRSNQPPVRIALIGAGAVSDYHHVPGIRIDPRAELVAACDTDPAMLERRKTEWGIDRVSTNYEDIVNDPDVDAVVIATPNFTHRPISEAAAKAGKHIMCEKPLGLNAAEVRSMYEAARDAQVVHMTAFTYRFAPSMRYLRHLVKSGALGEPRHFRSQRFLDWPETSWGWRQYTDTAGAGDLFDMTIHRIDFAIDLLGPIARICGAVARFAPRDRTADGASCPPSQVDDWSSIIGEFESGATGVWEGTTLAKGYHRDGFGHEWAEINGSEGSAVYRLHEPNTILIGRTGHDLAPEPVPPHYLKPASSPRDPNEGAPATIFRYDLIWEFVSAIVEGRDAVPSFLDGLNAQLVADATLRSHAERTWIDTPLATP; this is encoded by the coding sequence ATGTCGATCCGATCCAACCAGCCTCCCGTCCGCATTGCACTGATTGGTGCGGGGGCCGTCAGCGATTATCACCACGTTCCCGGTATCCGCATCGACCCCCGAGCCGAGCTGGTCGCCGCTTGCGACACCGACCCCGCAATGCTCGAACGTCGCAAAACCGAGTGGGGGATCGACCGGGTTTCCACAAATTATGAAGACATCGTCAATGACCCTGACGTTGACGCCGTTGTCATCGCCACCCCTAACTTTACCCACCGCCCCATCAGTGAGGCCGCCGCCAAGGCCGGCAAGCACATCATGTGCGAGAAACCCCTTGGCCTGAATGCCGCCGAGGTCCGCTCCATGTACGAAGCGGCCCGCGATGCTCAGGTGGTCCACATGACCGCCTTCACCTACCGCTTCGCCCCCTCCATGCGCTACCTCCGGCATCTGGTCAAGTCTGGTGCCCTCGGTGAGCCTCGTCATTTCCGCTCGCAACGCTTCCTCGACTGGCCCGAAACGAGCTGGGGATGGCGACAGTACACCGACACCGCCGGTGCTGGCGACCTGTTCGACATGACCATCCACCGTATCGACTTCGCCATCGACCTGCTCGGCCCGATCGCTCGCATCTGCGGGGCCGTCGCTCGTTTCGCTCCCCGCGACCGCACCGCCGATGGCGCCTCATGCCCCCCTTCGCAGGTGGACGACTGGTCGAGCATCATCGGCGAGTTCGAATCCGGCGCCACCGGTGTCTGGGAGGGCACGACCCTCGCCAAGGGCTACCATCGCGACGGCTTCGGCCACGAATGGGCCGAGATCAACGGCTCCGAAGGCTCGGCCGTCTACCGCCTGCACGAGCCGAATACCATCCTCATCGGCCGCACCGGGCACGACCTCGCCCCCGAGCCGGTCCCCCCGCACTACCTCAAGCCCGCCTCCAGCCCCCGAGACCCCAACGAGGGCGCTCCCGCCACCATCTTCCGCTACGACCTGATCTGGGAGTTCGTCTCCGCGATTGTCGAAGGAAGAGACGCCGTCCCTTCCTTCCTCGACGGACTTAACGCCCAGCTCGTCGCCGACGCCACCCTCCGCTCCCACGCCGAGCGAACCTGGATCGACACCCCCCTCGCAACCCCCTGA